GCCCTCGCCACCGAAGAAGCCCACGCCGATGCGCCGCTGGAAGGCGATGTCGACGTTGATGCCTCGGGCGGCGCACAGGAAGGCGTCCTTCTGGCAGATGAGCCTTCCCCCGTGGTCGCCCAGCTCGATGGGCACGACGTGGCCGGGATACGGCGCGGCGAACGCGCAGTCGCGCCGCTGGCTGCCGTGGTTATGGAAGTAGGTAATGAAGAAGCTCTCGCCCGTGACGGTGCGCTTGCCGGCCTCGAAGAGCTTGCCCAGCAGCCCGCCGCCTTCCTTCATCGAGAGCTGGGTGGCCATCTCGATGTCGGGCTCGAGGTACATCATCGCCCCGGCCTCGGCGACCATGGCCTCGCCGGGGTCGAGGGTGACGATGACGGCCTGCATGTCGTCGCCGATGATGGTGTAGTCGATGATGTCCGGGTCTGTTGGCATGGGGTCCTCCTGCGGGCGTTGTTGGGAGGGTACACGGGTGGTTTTCGGGAGGCACGGCAGGCCGGAGCGTCGATGCCAACGACAACGCCCGGGCCTTTGCAAGCCCGGGCGCCATCGACTCGTGGGGGTTTGGTTGGAGCGCTTATCCCGCGCTCTTTTGGTCCTCGGCCTTCACCGGCACGATGCTGCCGGCGGTGATCTGGGTCTGCGGGCTGCCCTGGGTGCCGAAGCTGAAGCTCACGGCGTTGCTCCACGGGCTGACGGCGCCGGTGCTGAGCTGGGCGCTGACGCGGTACTCGACCTGCGAGAGGCCAACCGGCACGCCCTGGTCCTCGAAGGTCTTGTCGGTGAGCACGCCCACCACGGTCCACGGGCCGGTGGCGCCCGCCAGCGTGGTGTCGCGACGCTGGAGCTGGTACTGGGCCCCGCCGCCGCTGACCACGGTGAAGCTGCCGCGGATGAAGCCCGCTCCGGTCTGGACGAGCTCGCCGAAGACCGGCGCGGGCGGCGCCTCGCGGCCGCTGGGGTCCTTGGGCGCGGGGATCTGGGCGAGCACCCAGACGTTGGGGTCCCTGGTGGCCTTGGCGAAGGCGTCGATGGTGTCGATGTCGCCGCCGATGACCGCCTGCAGGGTCGCCATGGCGTTGTCCTTGGCTTCAGTCGCCGCCTTGCTCGCATCACGCGCCGCCAGGGCCGCGGCGTAGGCCGCCTCTGCGGCGTCAACGGCATCGCTCGTTTCCTGCAACTGCAAACTTGACAACCCGATCACGGGGGGCCCTGCCTGCCCGCCGCTCCAGATGGTGTAGTGCTGGCGGGCGAAGGCGATGTACGCCTGTTCCGTTGTTGGGGTCCTGCTCATCTCGATGCTCCCAGGTGGGTTGACCGGTCGGTCAAAGATTCGCGACCCGGCCGCCGGCCCCGTGCCGATCGTGCCGCCCGCAGGGGGTGTATCGAGCGGATTGGAAGGGCACTTCACTCCGTGAGTGAGGTTTGGGGTGAAAAAGTGGGGGTGGCGGGGGAAATCGGACCTGGGGGGGCGTGAGGGGGGTTTTTATTGGGCCACGTGGATCATGATCCGCTAGAGCAAGGAGGCAGCGGGCATCCACGTTCCAGCTATCGATAGAGGCCCGACGGCGACAAGTCGAAGATCGCCGCAATGACGAAGGGCCAGAGGATCCAACTAAACACGGTCACGGTCTTCGCGAGCAAGTCAAAGGTGAATTGACGGCTGAACCAATTTGAGTCGCTTCGTTGCCAGTCTTTCTTCCACATCGCCATCAATGGCCGGTCGCTAGCCCGCAATTCACGGCCAACGAGCGAAACCGGTGGCACAACATGTCGTATCGCGAGGAAGGCCCGGTCGGCCACTAGCCATGGCATGCGACTCTTGCCTCGGGTGTCAGTGTCAAGAGACTCCTTATTCTCGGCCGCGTCGCGCGAAAGATTGAAGACTAGAAAGAGGCCGAAGAACATGAAGATAAGCGTCCAAAACATCCTCCCCAATGCTGTGCCATACCCATAGAAGGCGAGGATCGGGTGCCACCACGCGTGGTCCTTCCTCTCCTCGTGCGCCAGGTACACGCTGTGAGATTCTGGCACGAGTCCGTCGCGCCGAAGCGCTTGCTCGACGGTCCTGTAGTTGTCGCGCATGCGCTCGTCCTTGGGCATGCGCTCGAGCAATGGCATGAACCGCTCCCTGTCGTGGGAGCTGTTGACGATCGCGATCCGGCCGAAGGAGCTGTCGACGAGGTTGATCGCACTATCGCCACCAGGGGGCAACGCCCATTCCAGGAGCGACGCGTTCGATCGCCGGATCTCGATCGCGCCGCTCGCCTCTCCACCGGGGAGGAACAATTCGCCGGCCCTTCCGCCCTCCATCTTGAACTCGTCGAAATCTTGTTTGGAGAGATCGATGACGCCCTGGCCGCGAATGCCATTTGCAACGATCGAACCAAGAGTCCCTCGCCGGACGCGCAGCCGACCTTCCAGTCGCATGTCGGTCAAGTCGACGAGGCCAAGTGTGGCACCCGATATGGTCACGTCGTTCGCGAACTGCCCGTCCGTGAGCTCGACGATCCAGCGGCTCGGTGGCTCGTCGCAATCGGCCTGAGGCATGGCGTCGAGTCGCACCCGATCTTCGAGCGCCGCTGAAGCCATGCTGATGCGCGTCTCGCGTGAGCGATTGAGCTTCAGATCGACCGGGCCCGATACGCGTGCCCCATCCAAGGTGATGGTGAGGGCCTGTTCTTCCTCGGGCTTCGTCGAGTCCAACACTGTTAAGCGAACACCGATGATTGCTTGCTGCAGTTGCACCGAATCGGGAAGCCCGGATCCCAACAAGACATCGTCTGCCAGCAGTTGGGGTGCGATCAGTGCTTCAACTCTCGACAGCTTGAGGCCAATGAGTGTGCCGAGCTTCGCACGTCGCAGCACGATCTCTTTCGCTTGGATCGCCGCGAGCCTGGCTTCTCCGATGTCCGCGTTGCTTGCATCCAGAGTGGTGCACTTCAGTGCGATGGCTGTAGAAGAGTTGTTGCCGTCGGGATTGACCTGCAAGAGTTCAAGGGATGCGTCTTGCAGCAGCACAGCGCCCGCTGCGTCTACCTTCATGATGTTTGCCTCGAACGCGTTCGCCCGGGTCATGTTGAGGCTATGCCCGTCTCCGTTCCTTCCGATCACCGCGTCACGGATGAAGAAGTCTCGATCCAACCGAGCATTGCTGATGTTGACGCCGCGCGCCACTCGGATCCCTTCTATGGACATCCGCTGGGCCGTGTTCACGGGCGCGTGGACTCCCCCCTCAACATCAGTGTTGCGCATCACCATTGCGCCGCTCACGCGATTCCCAAAGGCGCTAAGCGTGCCTCCCACAAAGTCGCGCACTTGATCAGAGCTAAAGCCGTTGCCCGTGGGAATGTTCGCGATATTGGCCTGCAGAGTGCGCAGGTCGATCATGGGGCGATCGGCCCTCGGGACAACGCCGATGGTCAGATCACCTCCAACCTGGTTCGCGAGGATTATGCAATGGCCCTCCACCAAGCAGTTCTCGATCCTGAGGTCGCCGTCGATCGAACCGTTCGTCATCGCTAGCGAGGCGGACTCCCGGCCCGGGTTCGCCGGGAGCAATAAAGTCAGATCGCGGCTGCGGATCCGATGCATCACCTTGTCACGGTTGGTTACACCCAGGATGCGGACGCTTTGCAGACGCGCCGTTCCGCACTCAAACCACAACATCGAGAGCGAACCCTCGACGGTAAGTGGCCCGAGACGGATCTCGGTCCCGACGCTAATGTCGTCGAGCACAACAGTCTGGCCTTCGAGCGATTCCGAAGGGCTGGCTCCAAGAGCTTGATGGTGCGCCGGCGATTTGCGGACGACAACCCCAGTGATCACCAACTGTCCGCCGATCTCGGCACCGGAGGCCAGGATTGGTCCGGTGTGCGTGTGGTCGCGTGTCGCGTCCGATGAGCCGCTCAATTGGCGCGTATTCAGCGAGACGCCTCGTATCTGGACATAGCCTGACGTGCGTAGATTGGTAAGGTCAAGAAAGCCCTCATTGAGCAGGGCGAAGATCGTCAGGTTCCCGTTGATCGAGCACGAGCGGAGGTCGAGGCCAGAGATAGCCTCGTCCAGATTGGCGTCGGCGTTGTTTGCCTCCGGCCATCGCACCTCGCAGTACTCGAACCCGACGCGATCGGAGAACGTTGTGCCATGGAACGAGACGCCCTGCTTGAACTCGCAGTTGCGGAAGTACACGCGGCCGAGTTGGCACGATATGAACTCGACAGGCTCGGTGAAGACACAGTCATTGAAGATGATGTCAGCGGGGTGCTCCAAGCCGCCAAACCTGATGGATTCCGTCACGCGGCGCTTGGCTCCCACCTCGTGGGCTCGGACCCAGGTCATCGTGTTGGGCCGCCTCAGCATTTCCCGGACGCTCAAGTCGGGATCCGCGGCGGCCTGCCATGCCGAGGCTGAATGTCCCGTAGTGGCAACGCAGCCGGAGAGAAAGACTGCGAGCGACACGCAGATGGCTAGGACCACCTCTTGTCGGAACATGCGACCCCCGATGCGTACGAGATTAGGCGGACTCAGGTGCGCATTGCGCCACCTTTGCATGAGAGCGTAAACCGAGGAGCGCCCACGCAGAACCCGCGTTTAATTTAGGCAACATGGGAGGACGAAGGAGCGCACTGCCACACTGCGTTCGCCTAATGAACGGCGTTGCGATGCGTGCCCGCCGGCTGCCCGCAAGTCGTAGTGTCGGATAGCTCGGGTCCGATCACAAAAACCGCCCTGGCGCCCCCAAGAAGCGTTCCTACCCGTGTCGGAGGAGTTCTTGACGCTGCAAGAGCTCCTCTTGACGCGTCAAGAACTCCTCCCGACGCTGCAAGAACTCCTCCCGACGCGTCAAGAACTGCTCCTGACGCGTCAAGAGCTCCTCCTGACGCTGCAAGAACTGCTCCTGACACGTCAAGAACTGCTCCTGACGCTGCACGAACTCCTCCTGACACGTCAAGAGCTTCTCCTGACGCGTCAGGAGCCCCTCCCGACGCGTCAGGAGTTCCTCTCCGCACGCCCGGGGCACGCCCCATGGCGGGGCGCGGCGGGTCGCGTTGGGGCGGGGGCGCTGGCCGGGTTGACACGCCGCGGCGCGGCGCGAGAATCGCGCGGAGGGCCGGTGGCTGGATGAGCCCGGCCCGACGGACACCCCCCGGAGGAATCGCACCCCCACCCAGCCCACAAGGACCCAATCCCCACCCAATCCAGAAGGAGGCCCGCCATGCGCATCGCCAGCACCGACATCCCCGTTCGCATCGACGCGCCCGGCGCCACGGCGCGGCAGCAGACCGGCTTCGGCGACGTCAGCGGCTACACCACCATGGGGGCCGAACGCTTCAGCTTCGACGCGGGGGCGGACATCACGGCGCTGCTCGAGGGCCTCGATGGCGACTGCTGCCACTGCCCGCACTGGGGCTACGTGATCAAGGGCGCCATCACGGCCATGTACACCGAGGGTGAGCTCAAGGGAACCGAAGAAACGTGCCGCCAGGGCGACATCTTCTACTGGCCCCCCGGTCACAGCGTGCGGGCCGAGGAAGACACCGACATCGTCATGTTCAGCCCAGAGCACGAGCACGGCCAGGTGATGGACCACATCCAGGAGAAGCTGGGCTAGGCGCGCGGTGCGCCGTGCTTGGGGGGTGCACGGTGGGTTGGGCGCGCCGTGCTTTCTGTGTGCACGGTGGCTTGGGCGCACCGTGCTTTGGCGGTGCGCCGAAGGTCGACGCCCCGGCGGAGCGCCCCTCAAGACAGGGTCGCTGCGCCGGGGCTCGCTCAATGTTGGTGTTCTTGAGGCGCTCGCGTTGCTCGCTTGACGGGCTGCGCCCGGGCGGCCGCCTCGCCTCCGCATGCGCTTTCGCTCGAAGACTCGCTCGGCGGATGCTGCGGCGCCATCGTGCTGTGAGAAGTGCACGGTGTGTTGGGCGCCCCGTGCTTTGGCGGTGCGCCGATGTTCGACGCCCCGGCGGAGCGCCCCTGAAGACAGGGTCGCTGCGCCGGGGCTCGCTCAATGTTGGTGTTCTTGAGGCGCTCGCTTCGCTCGCTTGCGGGCTAACGCCCGGGCGGCCGGGGGGCCGCCTCGCCTCCGCATGCGCTGCGCTCGCGGACTCGCTGCGCGGATGCTGCGGCGCGGGGGCAGGGCGCGCGTGGGCGTGCACGGTGGGTTGGAAGCGCCGTGCTTCAACGGTGCGCGGTGGCGCCGGAGCATCCGCCGAGCCGGTCTGCCGGCGACAGCGCATGCGCAGGCGAGGCCCGCCAGGGCCCGGCCGAAGGCCGCCAAGCGAGCAACGCGAGCGCCTCAAGAACCCCCATTTTGGTCGAGCCGAAGCGCAGCGGACCGTCTTGTCTGGTGGGGGGCGGGCCGCTCCGCGCAGGCGTCACCCGTCGGCGCACCTGCGAAGCCAACGCACACGCCCCACCGTGCACCCCCGACGCGCAACGCCCCCCGCGCCGGGCGCAGCCCGCGCCCGGCCCCGCTGGCGAAGCGTCAAGTTGAACTCTTCTGGTAGATCATCACCAGGTTCCCGCACGTGTCGTCAAGGGTCGCCATGATCGTGCCGGCCATCTCCGCCGGCTCGCCCCTGAACGCAACGCCCAGCTTCTTCAGGCGCTCGTACTCGGCCTTGCAGTCGTCGACCTCGAAGGCGGTGATGGGGATGCCCTCGGCGACCAGCGCGGCCTTGTAGGCCTTGGTTGCCGGGTGCTCGCCGGCGGGTTCGAGCATGAGTTCGGTGGGGCTCGCCTCGTCGGCATCCTCGGGGCTGACGACGGTGAGGAAGCGGGCCTCGCCGCCCATCGGGATGTCCTGCTTCTTGACGAAGCCGAGCTTTTCCGTGTAGAACCGCAGGGCGTGGTCCTGGTCGCTGACCGGGACGCTCTCGAGCTTGATGCGCATGGCGTGGTCCCCCAAGGCGTACGCGTACGCGTACGCGGGACGCTAGGGCCTCGATGCGTCGCCGTCCTCGCCCTTGCGCGTGTGGCGGATCGAGCCGTAGTTCAGCAGGGCCACGAAGATCGACCCGCCCAGGAGGTTGCCCACGATGGCGATGGCCAGCGAGCCCACGGCGTGGCCGAGCGAGAGGTCGGCGCCGGTGAACGCGGCGGCCAGCACCTCGGCCGTGCCCGCGATCGAGTGGTGCAGCCCGCCCAGGCCGATGAGGAACGTGACGAAGTAGATCAGCAGCACGGTCGCCGGACCGGGTGGCGTGCTGAGCACCAGCCAGCCGCCCAGGGCCATGAGCCAGCCCGCCAGTACCGCGCTGGCCAGCGTCGCGGCCGCGGTGGGCTTCAGGAAATGCTCGGCCGCCCACGCGTAGCCCGGGGCGGCGCCGGTCACGCCCTCGGCCGCGGCCAGCAGCAGCGCCCCCAGCAGGCAGCCGAGCATGTTGCCCAGCAGCACCGTGCCCCACAGGCGGCCGAGGGCGCGGGCCCGCAGCCGCTTGTCGAGCACGGGGTAGACCGCCAGGGCCGTGTGCTCGGTGAAGAGCTGCGTGCCGCTCATGAGGCACAGGACGAAGCCCAGCGGGTAGACCAGCGCGACCAGCACGGTGCGCAGCATCGCGGGCTGGACCGATTCGGTGGCGGTCGCCAGCACGCCCACGGCCAGGGCGGTGAAGGCCATGGTGCCGCCCGCGCCGATCGAGGACAGCAAGAGCGAGAGCCAGCGGCGGTCGGCCTGCTCGACGCCTTCCTCGATGGCCAGTTGCAGCGTGTCGTCGGGGTGGCGCAGGGCGATGTCGGTGCGCTTGAGGATGACCGGCTGGTAGTCGCGGTCCTCGCTGGAGCGCCGCGTCTGGCGGATCGTGTCGGGGGCGGTGTCGGGGGTGGGGCCAGTTCGGCCGTCTTGATCAGGTGGGTCGGCGATGCGGCACCCCTTTCGGGCAATCCGGCGGGCAATCCGATGGGCAATCCAAGGCGCGCTGGGATGCCCGCGCGCGCATGAAACTTTCTTCGCGCAGGAAACGCACGCCCGCGGTGGCCCTAGGAAGCCTCCGGAGGCACACGCCCGAGAAAGGAAGGTTCGCATGCGCACGCTCGTCATCGGGGCCAACGGGGATACGGGGTTCAAGGTTGTTCAGCAGCTCAAGGCCGGCGGACGGCACGAGCCGGTGGCGATGATCCGCGACGAGGGCCAGCAGCCCCGCTTCGCCGGGGCGGGCGTCGAGACCGTCATGGGCGACCTGCTGCATCCGATCGATGACGCGATGCAGGGCTGCGAGGCGGTCGTCTTTGCCGCGGGCTCGGGCGGCAAGACCGGCAAGGACATGACGGTGCTGATCGACCAGCTGGGCGCCATCCGCGCGGCCGTGGCGGCGCTCAATGCGGGCGCGAAGCGCTTCGTGCTGCTCAGCGGCCTGAACACCGACCGCGACGCGACGCAGGACCCCATCCCGCACTGGCGGCGGGCCAAGGGCCGGGCCGACGACTTCGTGCGCACGATGCCCGAGGCCTTCGATGGCAAGGGCCTCAACTACACCATCGTCTGCCCGGGCGCGCTGCACGACGACGACGAGGAGCCCACGGGCGTCAAGCTCGTCTCACCCGACGGCAAGGGCCTGAGCAAGCCGCGCACCAGCCGGGCCAACACGGCGGCGGTGATGGTGGCCAGCCTGGACGAGGACGCGGCCACGCGGCAGACCATCGGGGTGATCGATGGGGATGCGCAGGCGGGTGCGGCGGTCAGGAACTGGAAGGGCTGAGTTCGTCGGGCCGGGCTCAGGCCAGCCAGCGGCCGCCATCGAGGCGGATGACCTCGCCGTTGACGTAGGTGTGGTCCAACGCCAGCGCGGCGACGAGCTTCGCGGCGTCTTCGGGCGTGCCGGCGCGGTGGAGGGGGACGCGCTTGAGGTAGGCCTGCTGGGCGTCTTCGTCGCTCTCGTAGCCGCTCTCGGGCCAGGCGACGACGCCCGGGGCGACGGCGTTGGCGCGTGCCCCTGGCGCCAAAGCGCGGGCGAGGGTGCGGACAAGCTCGGTCAGGGCGGCCTTGGACATGCTGTAGGCCGCGAAGTCCTTCCGTGGGCGGCCCATGGCGTGGATGTCGGCCATCGCGACGACGGCCCCGCCCCCGGGCAGCGCCGAGGCGCGCAGCCGGTCGGCCAGCGCGGCGGTGATCAGCAGCGGGCTGGCGGCGTTGATCGCGTAGAGCCGCTGCGTGGTGGCCCAGTCGAGGTCGCCGTCCAGGGGCGTTGGGAAGTAGGCCGAGGCGTTGTGGACCAGCACGTCGAGCCGGCCGGCATCGCGCACCGCGTCGGTGCACGCCCTGGCCGCGGCATCGGGATCGGCCAGGTCGCACGCGAAGGTCTTTACGCGCACGCCGTGGTCGCGCTCGAGCTTCTTCGAGAGCGTGCCCGCCTCGTCGCCGCTGGTGTTGTAGGTGATCAAGAGATCGAGTCCGCGGCGGGCGAACTCGGTGGCGATGGCCGCGCCCACGCGCCTGGCGCCGCCGGTGATGAGGGCGACGGGTCGGTTACCGCTCATGATCGTCCTCGCCCAGCAGGTCGCTTGCGCTCGGGTCGGGCACGGCCCGCTTGCCCGATTCGGTCCACGCGTCGACGTGGGGCGTCCTGGTTGGCGACTGGCCGCGGCGCGTGCGGCGGAGGCTGGCCAGCACGAGGAGCCCGACCGTCAGCACGATGGCGGCCAGCGCCAGGCCCAGCAGCAAGAACCAGCCGCGGGCGAGCGGGCTGGTCGGACCGGGGCCGGGGCTGGCCTGGGCGAGCAGGGTGAAGAACGCGTCGATCACATCGGACGGTATGGCCCAAGGGCGGCCAGGGTTGCGGATGCGTCGGGCTCCATGCCGCTGGGGCCAAGGTCCGTCTCGGGCCGCTCGTGGTACACCAGCGTGACGCGGCCGCCGATGCGGATGATGCCCGCGGGGGTGCCGGCTTCTTTCAGTAGGGCGAGCGCCTGCTGGTCGGTCAGCCGGTCGGCCATGTCGATGGGGGTGGTTTCGACGCGTGCGACCGTGGGCGTGGGGGCGATGGCTGCGATGCGCTGCGCCGAGCCTGCGGGCTCGGCGGCGAGCGTGGCGGCCAGGCCGGGCGTGGTGGCCACGCGGGTGACGATAATCGTCGGCTCGGCCGCGTCGCCCGGGCCGGTGGCGACGGGCAGGGTCGACGGCGCGATGCGGACCGGCGCGAGCGCGTAGGCCAGCACGGTGGCGCCCGCGGCCAGCAGCACCATGGCCGCGGCGTGCCGGCGGGCGCGGCGACGCGCGCCACGATGCGCGACGGCCTGCTGGCCCAGACGCAGGATCTCGGCCTTGCGGGCGGCGATGGCGGGCATGGGCAGGTCAGTCATGGGTGTCTCCCTTCGGTTCGGCTCGCATGCTGGCGGTCAGCGTGGCCAGGCCGCGGCGGACCAGGCCGTGCGCGGCGTGGCGGCTGAGGTCCATCGC
The sequence above is a segment of the Phycisphaerales bacterium genome. Coding sequences within it:
- a CDS encoding TIGR00266 family protein yields the protein MPTDPDIIDYTIIGDDMQAVIVTLDPGEAMVAEAGAMMYLEPDIEMATQLSMKEGGGLLGKLFEAGKRTVTGESFFITYFHNHGSQRRDCAFAAPYPGHVVPIELGDHGGRLICQKDAFLCAARGINVDIAFQRRIGVGFFGGEGFIMQKLSSDTGRGQCFLHAGGTTLVKELAPGEKLRVDTGCLVALDSSVDYTIEFVKGIRNKIFGGEGLFYASLTGPGTVWLQTLPFSRLADRVIAAAPSQGGSRKGEGSVLGGLGDLIGGS
- a CDS encoding pentapeptide repeat-containing protein; translated protein: MFRQEVVLAICVSLAVFLSGCVATTGHSASAWQAAADPDLSVREMLRRPNTMTWVRAHEVGAKRRVTESIRFGGLEHPADIIFNDCVFTEPVEFISCQLGRVYFRNCEFKQGVSFHGTTFSDRVGFEYCEVRWPEANNADANLDEAISGLDLRSCSINGNLTIFALLNEGFLDLTNLRTSGYVQIRGVSLNTRQLSGSSDATRDHTHTGPILASGAEIGGQLVITGVVVRKSPAHHQALGASPSESLEGQTVVLDDISVGTEIRLGPLTVEGSLSMLWFECGTARLQSVRILGVTNRDKVMHRIRSRDLTLLLPANPGRESASLAMTNGSIDGDLRIENCLVEGHCIILANQVGGDLTIGVVPRADRPMIDLRTLQANIANIPTGNGFSSDQVRDFVGGTLSAFGNRVSGAMVMRNTDVEGGVHAPVNTAQRMSIEGIRVARGVNISNARLDRDFFIRDAVIGRNGDGHSLNMTRANAFEANIMKVDAAGAVLLQDASLELLQVNPDGNNSSTAIALKCTTLDASNADIGEARLAAIQAKEIVLRRAKLGTLIGLKLSRVEALIAPQLLADDVLLGSGLPDSVQLQQAIIGVRLTVLDSTKPEEEQALTITLDGARVSGPVDLKLNRSRETRISMASAALEDRVRLDAMPQADCDEPPSRWIVELTDGQFANDVTISGATLGLVDLTDMRLEGRLRVRRGTLGSIVANGIRGQGVIDLSKQDFDEFKMEGGRAGELFLPGGEASGAIEIRRSNASLLEWALPPGGDSAINLVDSSFGRIAIVNSSHDRERFMPLLERMPKDERMRDNYRTVEQALRRDGLVPESHSVYLAHEERKDHAWWHPILAFYGYGTALGRMFWTLIFMFFGLFLVFNLSRDAAENKESLDTDTRGKSRMPWLVADRAFLAIRHVVPPVSLVGRELRASDRPLMAMWKKDWQRSDSNWFSRQFTFDLLAKTVTVFSWILWPFVIAAIFDLSPSGLYR
- a CDS encoding VOC family protein, with translation MRIKLESVPVSDQDHALRFYTEKLGFVKKQDIPMGGEARFLTVVSPEDADEASPTELMLEPAGEHPATKAYKAALVAEGIPITAFEVDDCKAEYERLKKLGVAFRGEPAEMAGTIMATLDDTCGNLVMIYQKSST
- a CDS encoding formate/nitrite transporter family protein, translated to MRTFLSRACASGGFLGPPRACVSCAKKVSCARGHPSAPWIAHRIARRIARKGCRIADPPDQDGRTGPTPDTAPDTIRQTRRSSEDRDYQPVILKRTDIALRHPDDTLQLAIEEGVEQADRRWLSLLLSSIGAGGTMAFTALAVGVLATATESVQPAMLRTVLVALVYPLGFVLCLMSGTQLFTEHTALAVYPVLDKRLRARALGRLWGTVLLGNMLGCLLGALLLAAAEGVTGAAPGYAWAAEHFLKPTAAATLASAVLAGWLMALGGWLVLSTPPGPATVLLIYFVTFLIGLGGLHHSIAGTAEVLAAAFTGADLSLGHAVGSLAIAIVGNLLGGSIFVALLNYGSIRHTRKGEDGDASRP
- a CDS encoding NAD(P)H-binding protein: MRTLVIGANGDTGFKVVQQLKAGGRHEPVAMIRDEGQQPRFAGAGVETVMGDLLHPIDDAMQGCEAVVFAAGSGGKTGKDMTVLIDQLGAIRAAVAALNAGAKRFVLLSGLNTDRDATQDPIPHWRRAKGRADDFVRTMPEAFDGKGLNYTIVCPGALHDDDEEPTGVKLVSPDGKGLSKPRTSRANTAAVMVASLDEDAATRQTIGVIDGDAQAGAAVRNWKG
- a CDS encoding SDR family oxidoreductase, whose amino-acid sequence is MSGNRPVALITGGARRVGAAIATEFARRGLDLLITYNTSGDEAGTLSKKLERDHGVRVKTFACDLADPDAAARACTDAVRDAGRLDVLVHNASAYFPTPLDGDLDWATTQRLYAINAASPLLITAALADRLRASALPGGGAVVAMADIHAMGRPRKDFAAYSMSKAALTELVRTLARALAPGARANAVAPGVVAWPESGYESDEDAQQAYLKRVPLHRAGTPEDAAKLVAALALDHTYVNGEVIRLDGGRWLA